The genomic region TATGTATTTTGGATTTAATTTGATTTCAGCCCAATTTTTCTTACCAACAATTTTTATTGTTTGTTCGCTAGTAGCGATTATCTGTGGTAGTTCCTTTACAACAATTTCAACGATTGGAATTGCGTTTATGGGAATTGGAACAGTTTTGCATATCAATCCTGCATTAACAGTTGGAGCAATCGTTTCTGGAGCATTCTTTGGGGCTAATGTATCCCCATTATCTGGAACAACTAATTTAGCTGCTGGAATTGGTGGAATTGATCTATATGATCATATTAAATCACTTTTATTTACTGATATGCCTGCATTTTTAATTGTATTATTTATGTACTTTGTATGTGGGTTAGGTACTAAAAATGTTCAGTTAACCGCTGTAGCTAAAATGATGACACAAATTCAACAACACTTTTGGATTTCATTCTGGGCAATTTTACCAATCATTTTATTATTGGTATTAGCATGGATGAAAGTTCCAGCAGTACCTTCACTAATTGCAGGGTCTGCATTAGGTGTTTTAGTTGGTTTTATTCACAATCCACATACTTCCTTAGCCACAATTGCAGATTACATTATGAATGGTTATGTAACACATACACATAATAAAATGCTTGATACGTTATTTTCAAAAGGTGGCATTTCAAGTATGCTTTCATCTGCAGCATTGATTATTCTGGCATTAGCTCTTGGAGGCCTGCTCATTAAATTTGATATTATCGGAACAATTATCAATCATTTATCCGCAACCGTTAATCGACCAGGAAGTTTGATTTGTTTAACTGCTTTAAGTTGTATTGGAGTTAATTTTTTAGTAGGAGAGCAATATCTCTCAATTATCTTACCTGGGCAAGCATTTGAAACTTCATACTTAAAGCAAAATCTTCCACATCAATATTTAACACGAACATTGAATGATGCTGGAGCAGCTGTTAATGCGATTGTTCCATGGGGCGTTAGTGGAACCTTTATTGCCGGAGCATTACAAATTGATGCAATGAAATATATTCCATATGCATTCTTCCCATTGCTAGTTCCAGTAATTACAATTATTATCGGTTTCTTTATGAAGAAAAGACAATTAGAGACAGTATAAAAAATAAGCTTTCAATTACATTATTAGTAATTTGAAAGCTTATTTTTTTATCTACATATGTCCTTTGCTGTTATTACGTTTGAAAATCTTACCTAAAAATTTAATTTCCCGGGAAATTTCAATTTGAGAATATCCTTGATTGAGAAAAGTAAAATGTAAAATTGTGTGGATAAAACTCTTAATCCATGAACGTGCGTCTTCTTTAAGGTGCTTACATTTATGTGAAGGAATTTCGAGTGTAAGATATTTAGTTTGTAAATCTTTTATCAATTTATTTAAAGTATGATAAGTTGACCATGCTTTTTGGGCATTTCTTATCAGAACATAAGGATTAGTATTAAATTTTAACTTTAGCTCATTATGTGTAACAGCTAATGCAGTTGAATCATCCAACATATGGATTTCTTTAATTTGGTTAAGAAATAAAATTGGTGAATTTGAATGATGCGAATTCCCTTGCATGAAACAAATCAGTGTATTTTTACCAATTACAGGCATTTGAACTGTTGAATTTTCATATAACATCCATTTGATTGAATGAATAAGTACAGGTGGCAGTGTATGGTTACTGAAGTAATCATGTAGAAATTTATTCATTTTCAAGTCAGATATGTAATGCTGACCGTTATCCATAACAATTAAAGTATTTTTGTTAGGATCATTAGATTGACAAGGTTCAACATAAACCACCTTTTTGAAATCGATTAGTGAATGATGGACCAAAATTGCATCTTTTTGCTCATCTATAAGCATAAAAAACACTCCTTTATAAAAAATATTTAGTATTTTCCATCACTTGACCTATAAAGGAAAGTGATAGTATCAAGGGATTGAACATAGGAATTACCCCTCTATATATAAATACGCAATTTTTGCCCATTTTATAAATTAAATTTATTTTTTATGCTTTAAATATCATCTTGGCCAAGTTGAAATGATTTCAGAAAGATGATTTGAATGGAAAAAATAACTAAAGAAAATGCCCAAGCAGGCTTTGCAGAACTATTAGACAATGAGGTTGTGATTTACGCTGTATTGAAAAAATTACATATTACGCGTAGCCATCCGCAATATGATGATTTTATATCAGAAGCACGATTGTTATATATAGAAGCGTATCAAAAAAATCAGCATTGCGATACCAATAATTTTAATTTTTATTTTTCAAAGATTTATTGAGGACTATTAGATCGTTTACGTCAAAATAAGTATCACCAAGATCATCAATGCAATCCAGATGATAATGATAGTGAGTTTGAATTTACTCTAGATAAGTTAGATTTACAGGAATTGATTGAAGAGAAAGAACTTATTGAAGAAATCCGTGAAGCGTGTAATCACAATGAGTGGTTAATTATTAAACAATATCTTGCAGGAAAGAATGTTACTGAAATTGCACGGCAATTAAATGTCTCACGAACAACGATTTATCAGCATCGCAAACGCCTTCGAAATAAGTTATTACGAATTTTTGAAAATAAATCATAATTTAGGTTTACACATTAAACACTAATTTCGTTTATATATTATGTAAGCTTACAAAATAGAAATTCAAAAGAAAACAAGATTTTGAAAGTGATGTAGTTAATAAATGAAGACGTTCAATTAAATTAACTAGCAGACTTTGCAAATCTTAAAATGGAGGAATTTAAAAATGACAGTAGAATGGAAGAAAACATCAATTAGTGTAGTACAAGAAATGGCAAATGGGGATGAACGTAAACGCTCATTTAATGGATTGAATGAACAAGCAACGGATGATCAAATCTCACAATTTGCAGAAGTTATCGGTAATCTTACTGGCGAACCAGTGATGCAAGTGGTTGTAAGTCGTGCTGAAACAATCAAAACAGAAGCATAAGCAGAGATAAAAGGTAAGTTAGTTATAAAATAATTGGAGGAATTAGAATATGAAAAAATTAGATTTAGGATTTCGCTCAGCAACAAAGAACACAACACATCATTTACAATTAAAATATGTGAAAGATGAATTAGATGTTGATGTAATTAAAGAAGCAATGAATCAAATTGCAGAATTAGGAATTTTTGCAAATAAGAACGGCGAAGCAATTTACGCTAAACCAGTTTCAGCTAGTTATGTAGATACAACTGAAGAAGTCTTATTTTCAGAAGATATGAATGAAAATGCATAGGAAAGTATAATAAAAAGACGAGACATTTTGTCTCGTCTTTTTATTTTCTTTCTAAAAGTAAATATTTATTAATATATTGGTCATTAATTTTTTGTTCATCAATTAATCTATAGTTTTTATAAACAACCTTATTCCATTTATTTGCATTTTTATAATTTGAATCAATACAAATTACATATTTAACTTTTCTTTTTTTTATAATATTTAATTGTGCATTAATAAAAGGCCTATATTCACCATCATGGTGCATATTCATTTTATTAAAATATTTAGTTGGAGGCATAATGCCTAAATAGTTGTACCAACCACTATCTAACTCATTAAAATCTAAGACAGAAACATTTTTTGGATTTTTTTTCATTAAATTAGCAAATCTTACTTGATATGGAGTATAACCAAATAAATTAGAATTAAAAATACTAGGATTTTCTGTTATAATTCCTAAAAAAGTAAAAAATGATACAATTGGAATTAAAAAACTAGTTTTTATTCTATAATCTTTTAATTTTATTGCAAGCCAAGATAAAGAAAGCACTACAAAAGGAATAGCAAGTAATTGATAATAAGAATACATTATTCCAGCAATAGTTTCAACAGCCATATTGCAGAAAATCATAGATAAAAGAACTAATTTTGCGTTAGTTTGTTTTACTAGACTTGAACTGAAAATGAGTATATATGGAATTAAAATCACTAAAAGCCATATAATTATATTTTGTCTTAAAAATGGTACTAAACTATGAGAAATAATAAAAAATAAATGTTTTAGAAAAGTTTCATTAGATAATCCGCCATATAAGTAGTTCCATCCAAAATATCCCCAAACGAGATCGTTAAATGCATGATTAATAAGAAAATAACCAAAAACAAAAGCAGTAGGGAACATAAATCCTAAAAGACTATAATAAATCATTTTTTTAATTTCTATATAATCTTTTTGTTTTATTAAAATGAAAAAATTGCATAGATAAAATGCAAGCCAGGCACCTAAACATGTGTATTTAATCCAAAAAACAAATCCTACAGAAAATCCTAAAAATAAATATTGTTTTTTTGTTGCTTTATAATTATTATTGATAATCTTAAAAGTTAAATAAATTAAAATAAAAATAAATGAAAGGATAAATTCTTCTGCTTCTCCACCATTCATAAATGAATCATAATTTAATAAAATAAAGGGATAAATTAATGTGAGAATTAAAGACCAATTTTTAGATTTTGAAACTAATAAAATAGTTTTATAAATAAATGTAACACTGATCCATAAAGCAATAGTTTCTAAAATAAAAATTCCAAAATAATTTGTTCCAATTTTAATTGGAGAAAAAATTGCATATAAAAAGAAAATTATAGGACCTTTGATATCCAATAAATCTTTATAAGGAATTAGTCCATGCATAATGCCTCGTCCAATTGTTAGATAAATCGAAGGATCTTCAGAAAAATTATATTTATATAACGGAGAAAAGTGTGAGCATAGTAATAATGCAAAACATGAAAAAATGTATAAATAAATATAATGTCCATAATTTTTAAATATCTTTTTAATCAACTAACTTCACCTCAAT from Ligilactobacillus cholophilus harbors:
- a CDS encoding helix-turn-helix domain-containing protein, whose amino-acid sequence is MIEEKELIEEIREACNHNEWLIIKQYLAGKNVTEIARQLNVSRTTIYQHRKRLRNKLLRIFENKS
- the nhaC gene encoding Na+/H+ antiporter NhaC, whose protein sequence is MSSNNKQQDKPQISLFEAITILVILFCVLGYLIIAQQISPQVPILVVLTLLMFYGKFRGFSWDDVMEGIEEGIKPGITPLMIFLMIGALIACWIYSGTIPTIMYFGFNLISAQFFLPTIFIVCSLVAIICGSSFTTISTIGIAFMGIGTVLHINPALTVGAIVSGAFFGANVSPLSGTTNLAAGIGGIDLYDHIKSLLFTDMPAFLIVLFMYFVCGLGTKNVQLTAVAKMMTQIQQHFWISFWAILPIILLLVLAWMKVPAVPSLIAGSALGVLVGFIHNPHTSLATIADYIMNGYVTHTHNKMLDTLFSKGGISSMLSSAALIILALALGGLLIKFDIIGTIINHLSATVNRPGSLICLTALSCIGVNFLVGEQYLSIILPGQAFETSYLKQNLPHQYLTRTLNDAGAAVNAIVPWGVSGTFIAGALQIDAMKYIPYAFFPLLVPVITIIIGFFMKKRQLETV
- a CDS encoding DUF2922 domain-containing protein, coding for MKKLDLGFRSATKNTTHHLQLKYVKDELDVDVIKEAMNQIAELGIFANKNGEAIYAKPVSASYVDTTEEVLFSEDMNENA